In one Epinephelus moara isolate mb chromosome 6, YSFRI_EMoa_1.0, whole genome shotgun sequence genomic region, the following are encoded:
- the atn1 gene encoding atrophin-1 isoform X3, producing the protein MKTRTHKESMPMRSGRRRGASEERRGRRPHPSPTRPERNDRQTQRGAGEELAGNRFSRRSQGHDSSESEGEELVSPPKRQKVQDSASTPNPPTSTHSTDSSAPSTVPPPTSVASQSRESDNEDGQSQGSRSSVVGSLANSSSSLSSGRDIDQDNRSSSPSLSASPLGSLDSDSDGPDSPKQGEREREKGKEGGVGKVAGEDRRALREGRGEESCGDGEKRDVDARMEDCPSLKPPSAPCSSSGLTPSLRGAGDSSNDSNSGRKSYFSLDSKLMCKVEYGGPTGVDGALSGSRMNSKASTQCVSKTTISGGDFAHNSPNIPHSLPPPLPPPPALKPLELGGQNLPAEVKIERDKIEKADKLLDKAQSTPPSLLPQTGPQPQSQSQPQTQPSTHPHHYSSTSWQGGTATGCQGSWGYTRYPGNHHPHQPQHQPPVQQQQLPSVYNPPSSRHSSSHPSYLPHPHPHPHREYLPRYAGGGGDRERGAAGERERGVRGECAGREINREFSAPIGNSSNNSSGSNNNTACGGMSGSNSIQGREFGGLPVGQNRDFQGSGRDGPNLGSERRDFGPAFRDRERERDRDRDAGREFPLPNQNQSRDFGPNGTGGGHPRDKDGGRWGEFGGQTREVVGNSNPNNSIPQGNPPSSTSGLPVTPMLNRDPPASPQSNPSHPSHSSLPPHPHPHPPNSSSRDFPPPMDQAQTPSSGADHFHREYPPTGGKDFPAGAPPTGTNREYLSPPGVAPNLGREYSGPGGTHHPHPSHPHYQSGPRDRERDSTLRESGLYQNRGGPSQPPALSPSSSSSHHGHPPNAPYPPPPPPLPPPQSSHTQPPPSGLAPNVRPPHYQSSAQTPPTPLSPLPSPSTNQMGGFSSFPPGSSSGPNMPLPGPGVSSSCSPGCRPSPFHGTLNSHPPFSGTYHSNGSSNMVNSNSNSSAPNSSNTNSQSLSPQNVSKGPPPLSNSASNSISTPASSSSLPGGDGHSDSGPPPAPVIKEEPIEEREETESPPPVLRSPSPEPKPVDIPIHASQSARFHKVLDRGSGNSCARSDVLFVPLDGSKLWKKRNEVIERARREVEQRARDLREKERERERERERERELDRHLQQQKDVNASAAGRQGSSLFFPSSSSIILDPSSSSSSSSGNSVSHPPPHPQHHPSHPHAHLAQAHHLHPTLAHSIPHSLLLPSMGGASTVVGPQGALGIGLGGPYLGPDTPALRTLSEYARPHAMSPLGAASRAQAHHAQVHHGHPHVHPSFFLPQFQNHALAHPHHLPTDAATAAAILGFLYGGSLEGGPGVGGHAGVAGGPIPGGIGGAGLGGVGFPHAVAAHRERIKPGFEFKSDERVYPPGAIPDPTALALAHSHSHAHAHAHAHANAHAHAHSLLLGGGAAGANEVALYGTPPPPAPPGPPHLQNPALAPVTRPPNPPAPQTLSNPPPSSLLTPSVPSHPSSAPPAAPPAPAGPAAPPPAPPPPAPPTSSASSLHHPVPHSSFPSSLSSHLPPATAPAAPPENYPTPTRSPASYERDRSGERERERERDRAALPAFGDRERERERERERGGSGGNGAGGGGGGGGSGGGTGGNGGGGENLGRLQMLNVTPHHHQHSHIHSHLHLHQQDTATGGVHPLMDPLASGSPLARLPYPGATLGTPILAHPLTDSEVLRQQLFGAPFRDLPQPSSLTGPMSAAHQLQAMQQAQSAELQIQRLALEQQWIHHHHHHSLTQDEYYSHLKKESDKTL; encoded by the exons atgaaaacacGGACTCACAAAGAATCG ATGCCCATGCGCAGTGGGCGCCGGCGGGGGGCGAGTGAGGAGAGAAGGGGCAGACGCCCGCACCCCAGCCCCACTCGCCCTGAACGCAACGATAGACAGACG CAAAGAGGTGCTGGTGAGGAATTGGCTGGAAATCGCTTCAGTCGCAGATCACAAGGGCATGATTCATCAGAGAGTGAGGGGGAGGAACTTGTGTCTCCTCCAAAGAGGCAGAAAGTTCAG GATTCGGCCTCTACCCCAAACCCTCCAACATCAACACACTCGACTGACAGCTCGGCTCCTTCCACTGTCCCACCTCCAACCTCAGTTGCCAGCCAATCCCGTGAGAGTGACAACGAAGACGGCCAATCCCAGGGCAGTAGGAGCTCAGTTGTAGGGAGCCTGGCCAATAGCAGCAGTAGTCTGAGCAGTGGGCGGGATATAGACCAGGACAATCGTTCCTCGTCCCCAAGTCTCTCCGCTTCCCCTTTGGGTAGCCTGGACTCTGATTCGGATGGCCCTGACTCACCAAAGCAAGGAGAGAGGGAACGGGAGAAAGGCAAGGAGGGAGGAGTTGGCAAGGTGGCAGGGGAGGATAGGAGAGCACTAcgggaggggagaggggaggagtCCTGTGGAGATGGAGAAAAGCGGGATGTGGATGCACGGATGGAAGACTGTCCGTCTCTAAAGCCCCCCTCTGCTCCATGCTCTTCCTCTGGTCTGACTCCTTCGCTCCGTGGAGCAGGGGACTCATCAAATGACAGCAATAGTGGGAGGAAGTCCTATTTCTCCCTGGACTCCAAACTGATGTGTAAAGTTGAGTACGGCGGGCCGACAGGTGTTGATGGTGCACTAAGCGGCAGCAGAATGAATTCCAAAGCCAGCACACAGTGTGTGTCCAAGACAACTATCTCGGGAGGAGATTTTGCCCATAACAGCCCCAACATTCCCCACTCTTtaccccctcctcttcctcctccacctgccCTGAAACCATTAGAGCTCGGGGGACAAAACCTGCCTGCTGAGGTTAAGatagaaagagacaaaatagAAAAGGCAGACAAACTCCTGGACAAGGCTCAGtccactcctccctctctgttgcCGCAGACTGGCCCCCAGCCGCAGTCCCAGTCCCAGCCTCAGACCCAACCCTCTACCCACCCTCACCACTACAGCTCCACCAGCTGGCAGGGTGGCACAGCAACTGGTTGCCAGGGGAGCTGGGGCTACACCCGTTACCCTGGCAACCACCACCCACACCAACCACAGCACCAGCCcccagtgcagcagcagcaacttcCCTCTGTTTACAACCCTCCATCCTCTCGCCACTCCTCCTCCCACCCCTCTTACCTCCCCCATcctcacccccacccccacaggGAGTACCTTCCCAGGTATGCTGGAGGGggaggggacagagagaggggggctgcaggagagagggagaggggagtgAGGGGGGAGTGTGCAGGGAGGGAGATCAACAGGGAGTTCTCTGCTCCCATtggcaacagcagcaacaatagTAGCGGgagtaataataatactgcTTGTGGTGGGATGAGTGGGTCCAACAGCATCCAAGGCAGGGAATTTGGGGGTCTGCCAGTGGGTCAGAACCGGGACTTCCAAGGTTCGGGGAGAGATGGACCTAACTTGGGTTCTGAAAGAAGAGACTTTGGTCCAGCTTTTAGAGACAGGGAGCGAGAAAGGGACAGGGATCGGGATGCAGGGAGGGAATTTCCTCTGCCAAACCAAAACCAGAGTAGGGATTTTGGCCCCAATGGAACTGGAGGGGGGCATCCTAgagacaaagatggaggcagatgGGGGGAGTTTGGTGGACAGACAAGAGAGGTTGTAGGCAACAGTAACCCAAATAACTCCATCCCCCAAGGAAACCCCCCAAGTTCAACCAGCGGGCTACCTGTCACCCCCATGCTGAACCGAGACCCACCTGCATCACCCCAAAGCAACCCCAGTCACCCTTCCCATTCTTCCCTGCCCCCACACCCCCACCCTCATCCCCCAAACTCATCCAGCCGAGACTTCCCTCCTCCCATGGACCAGGCACAAACCCCTTCCTCTGGAGCAGACCACTTTCACAGAGAGTATCCTCCCACTGGAGGAAAAGACTTTCCTGCTGGGGCGCCTCCGACCGGCACAAATCGAGAGTACCTCAGTCCCCCTGGGGTGGCTCCAAACCTGGGAAGAGAGTATTCAGGGCCTGGAGGAACCCATCACCCCCACCCATCTCACCCCCACTACCAGTCTGGgcccagagacagagagagagactcaaCCCTGAGAGAGTCTGGTCTGTACCAAAACCGCGGAGGCCCAAGTCAGCCTCCTGCgctttctccttcttcttcctccagcCATCATGGACACCCTCCGAATGCCCCTTAtccccctccaccccctcctctacCCCCACCTCAAAGCTCCCACACCCAGCCACCTCCATCAGGTTTGGCACCCAATGTACGTCCCCCACACTACCAGTCCTCTGCACAGACTCCTCCAACACCCCTGTCTCCATTACCCAGCCCATCCACAAATCAGATGGGAGGCTTCTCATCTTTTCCCCCTGGCTCCTCATCTGGACCCAACATGCCACTTCCTGGGCCAGGGGTGTCATCCAGCTGTTCGCCTGGATGTCGTCCCTCCCCTTTCCACGGCACTTTGAACAGCCACCCTCCCTTCAGTGGAACATACCACTCTAATGGGAGCAGTAACATGGTCAACAGCAATAGCAACAGTAGCGCACCCAACAGCAGCAATACCAACTCGCAATCGCTCTCGCCTCAAAATGTCTCTAAAGGACCTCCACCTCTTAGTAACTCGGCCAGCAACAGCATTTCAACCCCGGCTTCCAGTTCTTCACTTCCTGGTGGAGACGGACATTCAGATTCAGGCCCACCTCCCGCTCCTGTTATCAAAGAGGAGCCAATAGAGGAAAGGGAAGAGACTGAAAGCCCACCACCTGTGTTGAGAAGCCCGTCTCCTGAACCCAAACCTGTTGATATTCCCATCCACGCCAGCCAATCAGCACG GTTTCACAAGGTCCTCGATCGTGGCAGTGGGAATTCCTGCGCCCGCAGTGATGTCCTCTTTGTCCCGTTGGACGGCTCCAAACTGTGGAAGAAGAGGAATGAGGTGATCGAAAGGGCTCGCAGGGAGGTCGAGCAGCGGGCCAGAGACCTccgagaaaaagagagggaacgAGAGAGGGAGCGTGAGCGTGAGAGGGAACTGGATCGACATCTACAG cagcagaaggaCGTCAACGCCTCCGCAGCAGGCCGCCAgggctcctctctcttcttccccTCCTCATCTTCTATTATCCTCGAcccttcatcttcttcctcctcttcctcgggCAACTCTGTCTCCCACCCTCCCCCTCACCCCCAGCATCATCCCTCACACCCGCATGCTCACCTTGCTCAAGCACACCATCTCCACCCCACCCTCGCTCACTCTATCCCCCACTCCCTCCTCCTGCCATCCATGGGTGGGGCATCAACAGTGGTTGGCCCTCAGGGAGCCCTGGGAATAGGTTTAGGAGGTCCATATTTAGGCCCTGACACCCCAGCACTGAGAACCCTAAGCGAGTATGCTCGTCCTCATGCCATGTCACCACTTGGGGCGGCGAGTCGTGCCCAGGCACACCACGCACAGGTTCACCATGGCCATCCTCACGTCCACCCTTCATTCTTCCTCCCTCAGTTTCAGAATCATGCTTTAGCCCACCCGCATCACCTGCCTACTGATGCAGCTACAGCTGCAGCCATCCTGGGCTTTTTGTATGGTGGCAGCCTTGAGGGTGGTCCAGGTGTTGGAGGTCATGCTGGGGTGGCAGGGGGCCCAATACCTGGAGGGATTGGGGGTGCAGGGTTAGGAGGAGTTGGCTTCCCTCATGCAGTAGCTGCACATCGAGAGCGGATAAAGCCAGGATTTGAATTTAAGAGCGATGAGCGGGTTTACCCACCAGGGGCCATACCTGATCCTACAGCTCTCGCCCTTGCTCACTCTCATTCTCATGCCCATGCTCATGCCCATGCGCATGCCAATGCccatgcacatgcacactccCTGCTACTTGGAGGAGGTGCAGCAGGAGCTAATGAGGTGGCACTTTATGGCACTCCTCCTCCCCCAGCTCCCCCTGGCCCCCCACACCTCCAGAACCCGGCCCTGGCCCCAGTAACTCGACCTCCCAACCCTCCTGCCCCTCAGACCCTGTCCAATCCACCCCCTTCATCTCTCCTAACACCGTCTGTCCCCTCTCACCCGTCATCTGCACCACCGGCTGCACCCCCAGCCCCGGCAGGCCCTGCTGCTCCTCcgccagctcctcctccacctgctccacCGACCTCCAGCGCCTCCTCACTTCATCACCCGGTCCCCCATTCTTCTTTTCCCAGCTCCCTGTCCTCTCATCTGCCACCAGCCACTGCTCCAGCCGCTCCCCCTGAGAACTACCCCACTCCCACTCGCTCCCCCGCCTCTTACGAGCGAGACAGGAGTGGGGAACGAGAgcgggagagggagagagacagagcagcttTGCCGGCCTTTGGGGACAGAGAGcgagaaagagaaagggagagagaaaggggaggaAGTGGTGGAAACGGAgcaggaggaggcggaggaggagggggaagtGGAGGAGGAACCGGTGGAAacggaggtggaggagagaatCTGGGGCGTCTTCAGATGTTAAACGTGACACCTCATCATCACCAGCATTCACACATCCACTCACATCTTCACCTGCACCAGCAAGACACAG
- the atn1 gene encoding atrophin-1 isoform X1, translating to MKTRTHKESMPMRSGRRRGASEERRGRRPHPSPTRPERNDRQTQRGAGEELAGNRFSRRSQGHDSSESEGEELVSPPKRQKVQDSASTPNPPTSTHSTDSSAPSTVPPPTSVASQSRESDNEDGQSQGSRSSVVGSLANSSSSLSSGRDIDQDNRSSSPSLSASPLGSLDSDSDGPDSPKQGEREREKGKEGGVGKVAGEDRRALREGRGEESCGDGEKRDVDARMEDCPSLKPPSAPCSSSGLTPSLRGAGDSSNDSNSGRKSYFSLDSKLMCKVEYGGPTGVDGALSGSRMNSKASTQCVSKTTISGGDFAHNSPNIPHSLPPPLPPPPALKPLELGGQNLPAEVKIERDKIEKADKLLDKAQSTPPSLLPQTGPQPQSQSQPQTQPSTHPHHYSSTSWQGGTATGCQGSWGYTRYPGNHHPHQPQHQPPVQQQQLPSVYNPPSSRHSSSHPSYLPHPHPHPHREYLPRYAGGGGDRERGAAGERERGVRGECAGREINREFSAPIGNSSNNSSGSNNNTACGGMSGSNSIQGREFGGLPVGQNRDFQGSGRDGPNLGSERRDFGPAFRDRERERDRDRDAGREFPLPNQNQSRDFGPNGTGGGHPRDKDGGRWGEFGGQTREVVGNSNPNNSIPQGNPPSSTSGLPVTPMLNRDPPASPQSNPSHPSHSSLPPHPHPHPPNSSSRDFPPPMDQAQTPSSGADHFHREYPPTGGKDFPAGAPPTGTNREYLSPPGVAPNLGREYSGPGGTHHPHPSHPHYQSGPRDRERDSTLRESGLYQNRGGPSQPPALSPSSSSSHHGHPPNAPYPPPPPPLPPPQSSHTQPPPSGLAPNVRPPHYQSSAQTPPTPLSPLPSPSTNQMGGFSSFPPGSSSGPNMPLPGPGVSSSCSPGCRPSPFHGTLNSHPPFSGTYHSNGSSNMVNSNSNSSAPNSSNTNSQSLSPQNVSKGPPPLSNSASNSISTPASSSSLPGGDGHSDSGPPPAPVIKEEPIEEREETESPPPVLRSPSPEPKPVDIPIHASQSARFHKVLDRGSGNSCARSDVLFVPLDGSKLWKKRNEVIERARREVEQRARDLREKERERERERERERELDRHLQQQKDVNASAAGRQGSSLFFPSSSSIILDPSSSSSSSSGNSVSHPPPHPQHHPSHPHAHLAQAHHLHPTLAHSIPHSLLLPSMGGASTVVGPQGALGIGLGGPYLGPDTPALRTLSEYARPHAMSPLGAASRAQAHHAQVHHGHPHVHPSFFLPQFQNHALAHPHHLPTDAATAAAILGFLYGGSLEGGPGVGGHAGVAGGPIPGGIGGAGLGGVGFPHAVAAHRERIKPGFEFKSDERVYPPGAIPDPTALALAHSHSHAHAHAHAHANAHAHAHSLLLGGGAAGANEVALYGTPPPPAPPGPPHLQNPALAPVTRPPNPPAPQTLSNPPPSSLLTPSVPSHPSSAPPAAPPAPAGPAAPPPAPPPPAPPTSSASSLHHPVPHSSFPSSLSSHLPPATAPAAPPENYPTPTRSPASYERDRSGERERERERDRAALPAFGDRERERERERERGGSGGNGAGGGGGGGGSGGGTGGNGGGGENLGRLQMLNVTPHHHQHSHIHSHLHLHQQDTATGGVHPLMDPLASGSPLARLPYPGATLGTPILAHPLTDSEVLRQQLFGEEKAPRPCAPFRDLPQPSSLTGPMSAAHQLQAMQQAQSAELQIQRLALEQQWIHHHHHHSLTQDEYYSHLKKESDKTL from the exons atgaaaacacGGACTCACAAAGAATCG ATGCCCATGCGCAGTGGGCGCCGGCGGGGGGCGAGTGAGGAGAGAAGGGGCAGACGCCCGCACCCCAGCCCCACTCGCCCTGAACGCAACGATAGACAGACG CAAAGAGGTGCTGGTGAGGAATTGGCTGGAAATCGCTTCAGTCGCAGATCACAAGGGCATGATTCATCAGAGAGTGAGGGGGAGGAACTTGTGTCTCCTCCAAAGAGGCAGAAAGTTCAG GATTCGGCCTCTACCCCAAACCCTCCAACATCAACACACTCGACTGACAGCTCGGCTCCTTCCACTGTCCCACCTCCAACCTCAGTTGCCAGCCAATCCCGTGAGAGTGACAACGAAGACGGCCAATCCCAGGGCAGTAGGAGCTCAGTTGTAGGGAGCCTGGCCAATAGCAGCAGTAGTCTGAGCAGTGGGCGGGATATAGACCAGGACAATCGTTCCTCGTCCCCAAGTCTCTCCGCTTCCCCTTTGGGTAGCCTGGACTCTGATTCGGATGGCCCTGACTCACCAAAGCAAGGAGAGAGGGAACGGGAGAAAGGCAAGGAGGGAGGAGTTGGCAAGGTGGCAGGGGAGGATAGGAGAGCACTAcgggaggggagaggggaggagtCCTGTGGAGATGGAGAAAAGCGGGATGTGGATGCACGGATGGAAGACTGTCCGTCTCTAAAGCCCCCCTCTGCTCCATGCTCTTCCTCTGGTCTGACTCCTTCGCTCCGTGGAGCAGGGGACTCATCAAATGACAGCAATAGTGGGAGGAAGTCCTATTTCTCCCTGGACTCCAAACTGATGTGTAAAGTTGAGTACGGCGGGCCGACAGGTGTTGATGGTGCACTAAGCGGCAGCAGAATGAATTCCAAAGCCAGCACACAGTGTGTGTCCAAGACAACTATCTCGGGAGGAGATTTTGCCCATAACAGCCCCAACATTCCCCACTCTTtaccccctcctcttcctcctccacctgccCTGAAACCATTAGAGCTCGGGGGACAAAACCTGCCTGCTGAGGTTAAGatagaaagagacaaaatagAAAAGGCAGACAAACTCCTGGACAAGGCTCAGtccactcctccctctctgttgcCGCAGACTGGCCCCCAGCCGCAGTCCCAGTCCCAGCCTCAGACCCAACCCTCTACCCACCCTCACCACTACAGCTCCACCAGCTGGCAGGGTGGCACAGCAACTGGTTGCCAGGGGAGCTGGGGCTACACCCGTTACCCTGGCAACCACCACCCACACCAACCACAGCACCAGCCcccagtgcagcagcagcaacttcCCTCTGTTTACAACCCTCCATCCTCTCGCCACTCCTCCTCCCACCCCTCTTACCTCCCCCATcctcacccccacccccacaggGAGTACCTTCCCAGGTATGCTGGAGGGggaggggacagagagaggggggctgcaggagagagggagaggggagtgAGGGGGGAGTGTGCAGGGAGGGAGATCAACAGGGAGTTCTCTGCTCCCATtggcaacagcagcaacaatagTAGCGGgagtaataataatactgcTTGTGGTGGGATGAGTGGGTCCAACAGCATCCAAGGCAGGGAATTTGGGGGTCTGCCAGTGGGTCAGAACCGGGACTTCCAAGGTTCGGGGAGAGATGGACCTAACTTGGGTTCTGAAAGAAGAGACTTTGGTCCAGCTTTTAGAGACAGGGAGCGAGAAAGGGACAGGGATCGGGATGCAGGGAGGGAATTTCCTCTGCCAAACCAAAACCAGAGTAGGGATTTTGGCCCCAATGGAACTGGAGGGGGGCATCCTAgagacaaagatggaggcagatgGGGGGAGTTTGGTGGACAGACAAGAGAGGTTGTAGGCAACAGTAACCCAAATAACTCCATCCCCCAAGGAAACCCCCCAAGTTCAACCAGCGGGCTACCTGTCACCCCCATGCTGAACCGAGACCCACCTGCATCACCCCAAAGCAACCCCAGTCACCCTTCCCATTCTTCCCTGCCCCCACACCCCCACCCTCATCCCCCAAACTCATCCAGCCGAGACTTCCCTCCTCCCATGGACCAGGCACAAACCCCTTCCTCTGGAGCAGACCACTTTCACAGAGAGTATCCTCCCACTGGAGGAAAAGACTTTCCTGCTGGGGCGCCTCCGACCGGCACAAATCGAGAGTACCTCAGTCCCCCTGGGGTGGCTCCAAACCTGGGAAGAGAGTATTCAGGGCCTGGAGGAACCCATCACCCCCACCCATCTCACCCCCACTACCAGTCTGGgcccagagacagagagagagactcaaCCCTGAGAGAGTCTGGTCTGTACCAAAACCGCGGAGGCCCAAGTCAGCCTCCTGCgctttctccttcttcttcctccagcCATCATGGACACCCTCCGAATGCCCCTTAtccccctccaccccctcctctacCCCCACCTCAAAGCTCCCACACCCAGCCACCTCCATCAGGTTTGGCACCCAATGTACGTCCCCCACACTACCAGTCCTCTGCACAGACTCCTCCAACACCCCTGTCTCCATTACCCAGCCCATCCACAAATCAGATGGGAGGCTTCTCATCTTTTCCCCCTGGCTCCTCATCTGGACCCAACATGCCACTTCCTGGGCCAGGGGTGTCATCCAGCTGTTCGCCTGGATGTCGTCCCTCCCCTTTCCACGGCACTTTGAACAGCCACCCTCCCTTCAGTGGAACATACCACTCTAATGGGAGCAGTAACATGGTCAACAGCAATAGCAACAGTAGCGCACCCAACAGCAGCAATACCAACTCGCAATCGCTCTCGCCTCAAAATGTCTCTAAAGGACCTCCACCTCTTAGTAACTCGGCCAGCAACAGCATTTCAACCCCGGCTTCCAGTTCTTCACTTCCTGGTGGAGACGGACATTCAGATTCAGGCCCACCTCCCGCTCCTGTTATCAAAGAGGAGCCAATAGAGGAAAGGGAAGAGACTGAAAGCCCACCACCTGTGTTGAGAAGCCCGTCTCCTGAACCCAAACCTGTTGATATTCCCATCCACGCCAGCCAATCAGCACG GTTTCACAAGGTCCTCGATCGTGGCAGTGGGAATTCCTGCGCCCGCAGTGATGTCCTCTTTGTCCCGTTGGACGGCTCCAAACTGTGGAAGAAGAGGAATGAGGTGATCGAAAGGGCTCGCAGGGAGGTCGAGCAGCGGGCCAGAGACCTccgagaaaaagagagggaacgAGAGAGGGAGCGTGAGCGTGAGAGGGAACTGGATCGACATCTACAG cagcagaaggaCGTCAACGCCTCCGCAGCAGGCCGCCAgggctcctctctcttcttccccTCCTCATCTTCTATTATCCTCGAcccttcatcttcttcctcctcttcctcgggCAACTCTGTCTCCCACCCTCCCCCTCACCCCCAGCATCATCCCTCACACCCGCATGCTCACCTTGCTCAAGCACACCATCTCCACCCCACCCTCGCTCACTCTATCCCCCACTCCCTCCTCCTGCCATCCATGGGTGGGGCATCAACAGTGGTTGGCCCTCAGGGAGCCCTGGGAATAGGTTTAGGAGGTCCATATTTAGGCCCTGACACCCCAGCACTGAGAACCCTAAGCGAGTATGCTCGTCCTCATGCCATGTCACCACTTGGGGCGGCGAGTCGTGCCCAGGCACACCACGCACAGGTTCACCATGGCCATCCTCACGTCCACCCTTCATTCTTCCTCCCTCAGTTTCAGAATCATGCTTTAGCCCACCCGCATCACCTGCCTACTGATGCAGCTACAGCTGCAGCCATCCTGGGCTTTTTGTATGGTGGCAGCCTTGAGGGTGGTCCAGGTGTTGGAGGTCATGCTGGGGTGGCAGGGGGCCCAATACCTGGAGGGATTGGGGGTGCAGGGTTAGGAGGAGTTGGCTTCCCTCATGCAGTAGCTGCACATCGAGAGCGGATAAAGCCAGGATTTGAATTTAAGAGCGATGAGCGGGTTTACCCACCAGGGGCCATACCTGATCCTACAGCTCTCGCCCTTGCTCACTCTCATTCTCATGCCCATGCTCATGCCCATGCGCATGCCAATGCccatgcacatgcacactccCTGCTACTTGGAGGAGGTGCAGCAGGAGCTAATGAGGTGGCACTTTATGGCACTCCTCCTCCCCCAGCTCCCCCTGGCCCCCCACACCTCCAGAACCCGGCCCTGGCCCCAGTAACTCGACCTCCCAACCCTCCTGCCCCTCAGACCCTGTCCAATCCACCCCCTTCATCTCTCCTAACACCGTCTGTCCCCTCTCACCCGTCATCTGCACCACCGGCTGCACCCCCAGCCCCGGCAGGCCCTGCTGCTCCTCcgccagctcctcctccacctgctccacCGACCTCCAGCGCCTCCTCACTTCATCACCCGGTCCCCCATTCTTCTTTTCCCAGCTCCCTGTCCTCTCATCTGCCACCAGCCACTGCTCCAGCCGCTCCCCCTGAGAACTACCCCACTCCCACTCGCTCCCCCGCCTCTTACGAGCGAGACAGGAGTGGGGAACGAGAgcgggagagggagagagacagagcagcttTGCCGGCCTTTGGGGACAGAGAGcgagaaagagaaagggagagagaaaggggaggaAGTGGTGGAAACGGAgcaggaggaggcggaggaggagggggaagtGGAGGAGGAACCGGTGGAAacggaggtggaggagagaatCTGGGGCGTCTTCAGATGTTAAACGTGACACCTCATCATCACCAGCATTCACACATCCACTCACATCTTCACCTGCACCAGCAAGACACAG